The proteins below come from a single Ktedonobacterales bacterium genomic window:
- a CDS encoding tetratricopeptide repeat protein, which produces MSSDMWGSSRLVIIKSRPSAEVSDKAGMKRMVGQRLLQASLALFWRGEYESSLVVCERALRVIPRDARVCAQWAAILRALGQYKKALAAYERALRLEPEEALYWLGKGTALYELRRYEEALAAYEQALALEACHPIAWQNKGCALLKLNCPEEALAAFERAMALNPIDSLAPMRKADALVALGRAEEALAALEQATEWNPANWLAQVKRAALLSRLDYHAEALALYRWVAQQEPDCAPAYVGWGDELVRLDLLEQALAVYEQAVRLDPLNPFAHVRQGRILVAVGRAREALRVYARAIKLEPEYAPVHAQKGLALAGLRRYEEALASFGRALELDPTDEESRNARAEVLQCLQDLQAWRRGAALY; this is translated from the coding sequence ATGTCTAGCGATATGTGGGGCAGTTCTCGCCTGGTTATCATCAAGTCGCGGCCTTCAGCCGAGGTGTCTGATAAGGCTGGGATGAAGCGTATGGTTGGGCAGCGTCTCTTGCAGGCGAGCCTGGCGCTTTTCTGGCGAGGAGAGTATGAGTCATCCCTGGTGGTATGCGAGCGTGCGCTGCGCGTGATCCCCAGGGATGCGCGTGTCTGCGCGCAGTGGGCGGCTATCTTGCGGGCGCTGGGGCAGTACAAGAAGGCGCTGGCGGCGTATGAGCGGGCGCTGCGTCTGGAGCCGGAGGAGGCGCTTTACTGGCTGGGCAAAGGGACGGCGCTGTATGAACTCAGGCGCTATGAGGAGGCGCTGGCAGCCTACGAGCAGGCGCTGGCGCTTGAGGCGTGCCATCCAATTGCCTGGCAGAACAAGGGCTGCGCGCTGCTGAAGCTGAATTGTCCAGAGGAGGCGCTGGCGGCGTTTGAGCGCGCGATGGCGCTGAATCCGATTGATAGCCTGGCCCCGATGCGCAAGGCGGACGCGCTGGTGGCGCTGGGGCGCGCTGAGGAGGCGCTGGCGGCGCTGGAGCAGGCAACCGAGTGGAATCCGGCTAACTGGCTGGCACAGGTGAAGCGGGCGGCGCTGCTGTCGCGGCTGGACTATCATGCCGAGGCGCTGGCGCTGTATCGGTGGGTGGCCCAGCAAGAACCGGATTGTGCCCCGGCGTATGTTGGGTGGGGAGATGAACTGGTCCGGCTCGATTTGCTGGAGCAGGCGCTGGCGGTCTATGAGCAGGCGGTGCGGCTGGACCCGCTGAACCCGTTTGCGCATGTTCGCCAGGGCCGGATACTGGTGGCGGTGGGGCGGGCCAGGGAGGCGCTGCGCGTGTATGCTCGCGCTATCAAGCTGGAGCCGGAATACGCGCCTGTCCACGCGCAGAAAGGGCTGGCGCTGGCGGGGCTGCGGCGCTATGAGGAGGCGCTGGCGTCGTTTGGGCGGGCGCTGGAATTGGACCCGACGGATGAGGAGTCGCGGAACGCCAGGGCTGAGGTGCTACAATGTTTGCAAGATTTGCAAGCCTGGCGGCGCGGCGCGGCGCTGTATTAG
- a CDS encoding tetratricopeptide repeat protein encodes MNTEEITQAITEGQELLKQQQYTEALAAFERALALDPKKASVWSSKGITLLCLKRPQEAVAAFERAVQVDRSDASAYHNLGNTLTMLRRHDEALYAYGRAIYLNPDQAPSYIGKSSVLLQLQNEKEALATAERAIELDRANALAHRNKAEALSRLSRYERALAAYSWALRLEPNDAASHFGKGNVFSHLKRYDDAISAYDQALELDPKNPGIYLNKSKSLAKLKRYEESLAVCERALALNARDVLAWYHQAQVLMRLKRPEEALAAFEETLRLRPLLREARTGKGEALLALRRYEETLALCQQSLQLEIPSRATYAQKVEALLHLRRYEEVLEVCQRLDGGRPFDLNGTGLHKAQALMALKRYEQACQAYDAARMASNWYGGSAEYRRRAQQGYVAALLRLGRYRDALKTYREDRRWKRRLAKQHHIPREDEEEPEDWPFP; translated from the coding sequence ATGAATACCGAAGAGATTACCCAAGCGATCACTGAGGGACAGGAACTACTGAAGCAGCAGCAGTATACGGAGGCGCTGGCGGCGTTCGAGCGGGCGCTGGCGCTGGATCCGAAGAAGGCCAGTGTCTGGAGCAGCAAGGGGATTACGCTGTTGTGTCTGAAGCGCCCACAGGAGGCGGTGGCCGCTTTTGAGCGCGCGGTGCAGGTGGACCGCAGCGATGCCAGCGCGTATCATAACCTGGGCAATACGCTGACGATGCTCAGGCGGCATGACGAGGCGCTCTATGCCTATGGGCGGGCGATTTATCTGAATCCGGATCAGGCGCCGAGCTATATTGGGAAGTCGAGCGTGCTGTTGCAGCTTCAGAATGAGAAGGAGGCGCTGGCAACCGCCGAGCGGGCTATCGAGCTAGACCGCGCTAACGCGCTGGCGCACCGCAACAAGGCGGAGGCGCTGAGCAGGCTGAGCCGTTATGAGCGGGCGCTGGCGGCGTATAGCTGGGCGCTGCGCCTGGAGCCGAATGACGCGGCCTCGCATTTTGGCAAGGGGAATGTCTTTTCTCACCTGAAACGCTACGATGATGCCATCAGCGCGTATGATCAGGCGCTGGAACTGGACCCGAAGAATCCTGGGATTTATCTGAATAAGAGCAAGAGCCTGGCAAAGCTGAAACGCTACGAGGAGAGCCTGGCGGTCTGCGAGCGGGCGCTGGCGCTGAACGCCAGGGATGTGCTGGCGTGGTATCACCAGGCGCAGGTGCTGATGCGCCTGAAACGCCCGGAGGAGGCGCTGGCGGCGTTTGAGGAGACGCTGCGTCTGAGGCCGCTGCTGCGCGAGGCGCGCACCGGCAAGGGGGAGGCGCTGCTGGCGCTGAGGCGTTATGAGGAGACGCTGGCGCTGTGCCAGCAAAGCTTGCAGCTTGAAATCCCCAGCCGCGCTACGTATGCGCAGAAGGTGGAGGCGCTGCTGCATCTGCGGCGCTATGAAGAGGTCTTGGAGGTGTGCCAGCGGCTGGATGGCGGGCGGCCCTTTGACCTCAACGGGACGGGGCTGCACAAAGCCCAGGCGCTGATGGCGCTGAAACGCTATGAACAGGCGTGCCAGGCGTATGATGCCGCTCGCATGGCGTCGAACTGGTACGGCGGCAGCGCGGAATACCGGCGGCGCGCTCAACAAGGCTATGTTGCGGCGCTGCTGCGGCTGGGGCGCTACCGCGATGCGCTCAAGACGTATCGTGAGGATCGGCGCTGGAAGCGGCGGCTGGCAAAGCAGCACCATATTCCCCGCGAGGATGAAGAGGAGCCGGAAGATTGGCCTTTCCCGTAG
- a CDS encoding tetratricopeptide repeat protein, with protein sequence MSAEEIDRLITEGKVLIKRRDYEQALGICEQALGLEASNARVLALKGQALVGLKRSPDALEAAEQAIALDAALVDASICKSVALLQLHRAEEALAACEQGLAHDFTVAEAHAQKCAALGELRRDEEALEAAEQALELDPASLLAQNNKASALVYLKRPREALEVYYIVLGLDPKMAAAYAGKGAAFLELGWYEEALGNLDYAISLDATLAPAHANRAVALLRLKRPEEALGAAERVLALDAGYVKGWNNKGAALVRLNRREEALAAYEQAIQLDPTYATVYQNKGTALLRLGRREEALALDSTQAISHSNMAIALAALRRFEEALAAAEQALRLDANLAAAHTGKGLALLGLKRYEEALGAAARSVALDNERTGAHTIRATVLLRIKLHEQALGAAEWATYVDPHYADAYEVKGAVLRELGRYENALAAYERALELDPRNLACLRGKAVALLHLRRYQMALETCDRAIALDPKHADAYIYTYAALRAMRRDEEALPAYERAIELVPNNATLYRSKGDTLKRLKRYEEALAAYERALELAPNNADACQSKMRTLLHLGGIGRRLRRTGGCGRRAAEDNRRWTRGQKGLKPLDGDENDERRRDRAPDAGRRIAGT encoded by the coding sequence TTGAGTGCTGAAGAGATTGATCGCCTGATCACCGAAGGCAAGGTACTGATCAAGCGGCGCGATTATGAGCAGGCGCTGGGTATCTGCGAGCAGGCGTTGGGGCTGGAGGCGAGCAACGCGCGCGTCCTGGCCTTGAAAGGGCAGGCGCTGGTCGGGCTGAAACGCTCTCCTGATGCTCTGGAGGCGGCAGAGCAGGCGATTGCGCTGGACGCGGCGCTGGTGGACGCTTCTATCTGCAAGAGTGTGGCGCTGCTGCAACTGCATCGGGCTGAGGAGGCGCTGGCCGCCTGCGAGCAGGGGCTGGCCCATGATTTTACGGTGGCAGAGGCGCACGCGCAGAAATGCGCGGCGCTGGGGGAACTGCGGCGCGATGAGGAGGCGCTGGAGGCGGCAGAGCAGGCGCTGGAACTGGACCCGGCCTCGCTGCTGGCGCAGAATAATAAGGCGTCGGCGCTGGTTTATCTGAAGCGGCCCCGCGAGGCGCTGGAGGTCTATTATATCGTGCTGGGCCTGGACCCCAAGATGGCCGCCGCCTATGCGGGAAAGGGCGCGGCGTTTCTGGAACTGGGCTGGTATGAGGAGGCGCTGGGAAACTTAGACTATGCGATCAGCCTGGATGCGACGCTGGCCCCCGCGCACGCGAATCGAGCGGTGGCGCTGCTGCGGCTGAAGCGCCCGGAAGAGGCGCTGGGGGCGGCTGAGCGCGTGCTGGCACTGGACGCGGGGTATGTGAAGGGCTGGAATAACAAAGGAGCGGCGCTTGTTCGGCTGAACCGCCGGGAAGAGGCGCTGGCGGCGTATGAGCAGGCGATCCAGCTTGATCCGACTTACGCGACGGTCTACCAGAATAAGGGCACGGCGCTGCTGCGTCTTGGGCGGCGCGAGGAGGCGCTGGCGCTGGACTCGACGCAGGCGATCAGCCACTCGAATATGGCGATTGCGCTGGCTGCGCTCAGGCGCTTCGAAGAGGCGCTGGCGGCGGCTGAGCAGGCGCTGCGCCTGGACGCGAATCTGGCGGCAGCCCACACGGGCAAGGGGCTGGCGCTGCTGGGCCTGAAACGCTATGAGGAGGCGCTGGGAGCGGCGGCCCGCAGCGTGGCCCTGGACAATGAGCGGACCGGCGCCCATACGATCAGGGCTACTGTGCTGCTGCGGATAAAGCTCCACGAGCAGGCGCTGGGAGCGGCGGAATGGGCGACGTATGTCGATCCTCACTACGCCGATGCGTATGAGGTGAAAGGCGCGGTGCTGCGCGAGTTGGGGCGCTATGAGAACGCGCTGGCGGCCTATGAGCGCGCGCTGGAACTGGATCCGCGCAATCTCGCCTGCCTGCGGGGCAAGGCTGTCGCGCTGCTGCATTTGAGGCGCTATCAAATGGCGCTGGAGACGTGTGATCGGGCGATTGCGCTTGACCCGAAGCACGCGGATGCCTATATTTATACCTATGCGGCGCTCCGGGCGATGCGGCGCGATGAGGAGGCGCTGCCTGCTTATGAGCGGGCAATCGAGTTGGTCCCCAACAACGCGACGCTCTATCGCAGCAAAGGGGATACGCTGAAGCGCCTGAAACGCTATGAGGAGGCGCTGGCGGCCTATGAGCGCGCGCTGGAACTGGCCCCGAACAATGCCGATGCGTGTCAAAGCAAGATGAGGACGCTCTTGCACCTGGGCGGTATCGGGCGGCGTTTGCGGCGTACCGGCGGCTGCGGCAGGCGCGCCGCAGAGGATAATCGTCGGTGGACGCGCGGCCAGAAAGGGCTGAAGCCTCTGGATGGAGATGAGAACGATGAGCGCAGAAGAGATCGAGCGCCTGATGCTGGAAGGCGAATCGCTGGCACTTGA
- a CDS encoding tetratricopeptide repeat protein → MNEEDARSWLAEGSGLLKGRRYDEALAAFNWAVTLEADNVSAWTLKAAALEGLHRYEEALECCERALALDASAAPVYSQKAFVLSRLHRDQEALEVARRAIVLDPRDADGFSASGSALLALRRSQEALEAYEYALKLDPSHIRSSAGKSGALTSLRRYEEALWAAQHAIALDPFYATSHNNKAAALRNLRRPEEALAAYQRAIQLDPRHAIAHSNLSLVLIGLNCYVEALAACDRAIALDPDLPSAYNNRAVALVFLKRNDEALAAIERSIQLNPGHRAPYINKAVLLFRLGLYGEAFAAFKLFWRFRRAR, encoded by the coding sequence ATGAATGAGGAAGATGCAAGAAGCTGGCTCGCTGAGGGCAGCGGCCTGCTCAAGGGGCGGCGCTACGATGAGGCGCTGGCGGCTTTCAACTGGGCGGTGACGCTGGAGGCGGATAATGTGAGCGCCTGGACGCTGAAGGCGGCGGCGCTGGAGGGTCTGCATCGCTATGAGGAGGCGCTGGAATGCTGCGAGCGCGCCCTGGCGCTGGATGCGAGCGCCGCGCCTGTCTACAGCCAGAAGGCGTTTGTGCTGAGTCGTCTGCACCGCGATCAAGAGGCGTTGGAGGTTGCCAGGCGCGCCATTGTGCTGGACCCCCGCGACGCCGATGGCTTCAGCGCCAGCGGCAGCGCCTTGCTGGCGCTCAGACGCTCGCAAGAGGCGCTGGAGGCATATGAATACGCGCTCAAGCTGGACCCATCCCACATTCGCTCTTCGGCTGGCAAGAGTGGGGCGCTCACGAGCCTGCGGCGCTACGAGGAGGCGCTCTGGGCGGCGCAGCATGCTATTGCGCTGGACCCGTTCTATGCCACCAGCCACAATAATAAAGCGGCGGCGCTGCGCAACCTGCGCCGCCCGGAAGAGGCGCTGGCCGCCTATCAGCGCGCTATACAACTGGACCCACGACACGCTATCGCTCATAGCAATCTGAGCCTGGTGTTGATCGGCCTCAATTGCTATGTAGAGGCGCTGGCCGCTTGTGATCGCGCTATTGCGCTGGACCCCGACCTGCCGTCCGCCTATAATAATCGGGCTGTGGCGCTGGTGTTTCTCAAGAGGAATGACGAGGCGCTGGCGGCTATCGAGCGATCCATTCAACTGAACCCCGGCCACCGCGCGCCCTATATCAACAAAGCGGTCCTGCTCTTCCGGCTGGGGCTGTATGGGGAAGCGTTCGCGGCCTTTAAGCTGTTCTGGCGGTTCCGCCGCGCCCGCTAA
- a CDS encoding tetratricopeptide repeat protein: MVHWYGGLEGERSRWRSGGRQDGGATSGNPDRWWNSDMLCMGSFLPVEFVVNSAILRVTIWHNLSICGEASMVSERHAALWALVGDKAYEERRYKEALYAYGRSTSLNPDKALPFRSKGQTFYTLECYEEALAAYTRAVELNPEDSSGYVGQGHALRALGRYGEALAAYACAVQRNPESADAYYGEGQVLGKLRRYEEALAAYNRAMELEPSQEAYRYGKADMLSELGRYEEGLATLAPLIEVDPYTAALYQRQGHLLKELGRYEEALAALEYARRQNPDDAATLVSMGETLAALGRVEEAEAAYERARELGGE; this comes from the coding sequence TTGGTCCACTGGTACGGTGGCCTGGAGGGCGAGCGTTCGCGCTGGCGCAGCGGTGGCCGCCAAGATGGCGGCGCTACAAGTGGCAACCCCGATAGGTGGTGGAACTCGGATATGCTGTGCATGGGGTCTTTCTTGCCTGTGGAGTTTGTCGTTAACTCTGCTATACTACGAGTGACCATCTGGCATAACTTGAGTATTTGCGGGGAGGCGTCTATGGTGAGCGAGCGGCATGCCGCCCTCTGGGCGCTGGTAGGGGATAAAGCCTACGAGGAGCGACGTTACAAGGAGGCGCTTTATGCCTACGGGCGCTCGACCAGCTTGAATCCCGATAAGGCGCTGCCCTTTCGGAGCAAGGGGCAAACGTTCTATACACTCGAATGCTACGAGGAGGCGCTGGCAGCCTACACGCGCGCCGTCGAACTGAATCCTGAAGATTCGTCCGGCTATGTGGGGCAGGGCCATGCGCTCCGGGCGCTGGGGCGCTATGGGGAGGCGCTGGCGGCGTATGCGTGCGCTGTCCAGCGGAATCCTGAGAGCGCAGATGCTTATTATGGCGAGGGGCAGGTGTTGGGCAAACTCAGGCGCTACGAGGAGGCGCTGGCGGCCTATAACCGGGCTATGGAGCTGGAGCCGTCCCAGGAAGCGTACCGCTATGGCAAGGCGGATATGCTCTCTGAACTCGGGCGCTACGAGGAAGGGCTGGCGACGCTGGCCCCGCTGATTGAGGTGGACCCGTATACGGCGGCGCTGTATCAGCGGCAGGGCCATCTGCTCAAGGAGCTAGGACGCTATGAGGAGGCGCTGGCGGCGCTGGAATACGCGCGGCGCCAGAACCCGGATGACGCGGCCACTCTGGTGAGTATGGGCGAGACGCTGGCGGCGCTGGGCAGGGTGGAGGAGGCGGAGGCGGCGTATGAGCGGGCAAGAGAACTGGGCGGTGAGTAA
- a CDS encoding tetratricopeptide repeat protein, with protein sequence MSAEEIERLMLEGESLALEERYQEALATYERAIELDPTQAAGYAHKGSLLWNLERHTEALFAYERACDLEPGNAEFCVSRGDLLRVLDRDDEALAAYGEALRLEPDNAEFCAMQGELLQELGRFQEALFAYAHALELEPDDGTIALCKADVLRELGRDEEALAAYDAAIRLDPTSADAYNGKGFVLESLRQPLRALAAYEQANLCDANFAPAWHNKANLLARLGRFAEAERARQRANKLGYNW encoded by the coding sequence ATGAGCGCAGAAGAGATCGAGCGCCTGATGCTGGAAGGCGAATCGCTGGCACTTGAGGAACGCTATCAAGAGGCGCTGGCGACGTATGAGCGGGCTATCGAGCTGGACCCGACACAGGCGGCGGGCTATGCCCACAAGGGCAGCCTGCTCTGGAACCTGGAGCGGCACACGGAGGCGCTCTTTGCCTATGAGCGCGCCTGCGACCTGGAGCCGGGGAACGCGGAGTTCTGCGTGTCGCGGGGCGATCTGCTGCGGGTGCTGGACCGCGACGATGAGGCGCTGGCGGCCTATGGGGAGGCGCTGCGTCTGGAGCCGGACAATGCCGAGTTTTGCGCTATGCAGGGAGAACTGCTTCAGGAGCTTGGCCGCTTTCAAGAGGCGCTCTTTGCCTACGCGCACGCGCTGGAACTGGAGCCGGACGATGGGACTATCGCGCTGTGCAAGGCGGATGTGCTGCGCGAGCTTGGGCGGGATGAGGAGGCGCTGGCGGCGTATGACGCGGCGATCAGGCTTGACCCGACCTCAGCCGATGCCTATAACGGCAAGGGCTTTGTGCTGGAATCGCTGCGGCAGCCGCTGCGGGCGCTGGCGGCGTATGAGCAGGCGAACCTCTGCGACGCGAACTTTGCGCCTGCCTGGCACAACAAGGCCAATCTGCTTGCCCGTCTGGGCCGGTTTGCCGAGGCGGAACGCGCCCGCCAGCGCGCGAACAAGCTGGGCTACAACTGGTAG